One Deltaproteobacteria bacterium genomic window carries:
- a CDS encoding GspH/FimT family pseudopilin codes for MPLGFTLIELLVVLVIISVMVGFVGPRLAGSISNTSLKTASKRIAASLRYARSQAISESRSYEAVFDLEKNQMIVRSGQTARKDEAGEEDDAIKKGVFKPYLLPDDVRFEKAIWRDEEGDSGLFRILFVPNGGSSGGELLLRNKRGHRYRITVDVITGTAKVRSDETGS; via the coding sequence ATGCCCCTCGGTTTCACGCTGATTGAACTTCTGGTTGTGCTGGTGATTATCAGTGTGATGGTAGGCTTTGTGGGGCCCCGGTTGGCCGGGTCGATCAGCAATACGAGCCTGAAGACCGCGTCAAAACGGATCGCCGCCTCGCTGAGATACGCGCGGAGCCAGGCCATATCGGAAAGCCGGTCCTATGAGGCTGTCTTTGATCTGGAAAAGAACCAAATGATCGTTCGTTCGGGGCAAACGGCCCGGAAAGATGAGGCGGGGGAAGAGGACGATGCGATTAAAAAGGGTGTTTTCAAACCCTACCTCCTTCCCGACGACGTTCGATTCGAGAAGGCGATATGGAGAGACGAGGAAGGCGATTCGGGCCTGTTTCGGATTCTGTTCGTCCCTAACGGCGGAAGCAGCGGCGGAGAACTACTCCTGCGCAATAAACGGGGACATCGCTATCGGATAACGGTCGATGTCATTACCGGCACCGCGAAAGTGAGGAGCGATGAGACTGGATCCTGA
- a CDS encoding type II secretion system GspH family protein, whose product MRLDPETGNMEVCCRGFTLIEILVAISVLSIAMVVIMQLFSGGLKSSRLSDAYTRGVFHAREKMEEILLETEFEEGVFEGEFDDSYWWRFEVVREEQPEEEAKKLPFDAYHVRVEIFWNEGEKEKNFGITTMKLVEKKKDGEPAIEGLGS is encoded by the coding sequence ATGAGACTGGATCCTGAGACTGGAAACATGGAGGTATGTTGCAGGGGGTTCACCCTCATTGAAATTCTTGTTGCCATATCGGTTCTTTCCATCGCTATGGTCGTGATCATGCAGCTCTTTTCCGGAGGCCTCAAATCGAGCAGACTCTCCGACGCATACACCAGAGGGGTTTTTCATGCAAGGGAGAAGATGGAAGAGATCCTCCTTGAGACGGAGTTCGAGGAAGGGGTGTTCGAAGGGGAATTCGACGATTCGTATTGGTGGCGATTCGAGGTCGTCCGGGAAGAACAGCCAGAGGAAGAAGCGAAAAAACTCCCTTTCGACGCCTATCACGTAAGGGTCGAAATTTTTTGGAATGAAGGGGAAAAGGAAAAAAACTTCGGCATCACCACCATGAAACTGGTGGAAAAGAAGAAGGACGGTGAACCGGCGATCGAGGGGCTGGGCAGTTAA
- a CDS encoding prepilin-type N-terminal cleavage/methylation domain-containing protein produces the protein MSGWHFRQLPIVSRHPTISSGFTLLELMISLTIMGLILVLVFGALRIGARAWEKGERDVETHQRQRFVLDNLKRQIASVFLREIKAGEEEEGETKGKVFFRGDSESMEFMSRVPMSPLTRTGVVYVKYVVREDDGGDTRRLLLYEKDGVFVNLKEDLDDIEDDQFFELITGAASIEFSYLYGFEDEDEELQWQDKWDNDSEKDIPVAIKIALQEDADAAPIYVIVRLQVEGDEKGG, from the coding sequence TTGTCAGGCTGGCATTTTCGTCAATTGCCGATTGTCAGTCGTCATCCGACGATTTCCTCAGGTTTTACCCTGCTGGAACTCATGATTTCCCTCACCATTATGGGGCTGATCCTGGTGCTGGTATTCGGGGCGCTCAGGATAGGTGCCCGGGCTTGGGAAAAGGGTGAGAGGGATGTCGAGACCCATCAGCGGCAGCGGTTTGTTCTCGATAATCTCAAGCGCCAGATCGCCTCTGTTTTTTTGCGCGAGATCAAGGCGGGAGAAGAGGAAGAAGGCGAGACCAAAGGGAAGGTCTTTTTCAGGGGCGATAGTGAGAGTATGGAGTTTATGTCGCGTGTCCCGATGTCTCCCCTGACCCGAACAGGGGTGGTTTATGTGAAGTATGTGGTGCGGGAAGATGACGGCGGAGACACCCGTCGGCTCCTCCTCTACGAGAAAGATGGTGTTTTTGTCAATCTGAAAGAAGACCTGGACGATATAGAGGATGACCAATTTTTCGAATTGATCACCGGCGCAGCGAGCATTGAATTCTCCTATCTGTACGGCTTCGAAGATGAGGATGAGGAGTTGCAATGGCAGGATAAATGGGACAACGATTCGGAGAAGGACATCCCTGTGGCAATAAAGATTGCCCTTCAGGAAGACGCTGACGCGGCGCCCATTTATGTGATCGTGCGTCTACAGGTCGAGGGGGATGAAAAAGGCGGGTGA
- a CDS encoding general secretion pathway protein GspK: protein MMKDEAGIALFLVLWVLTLLSVIAGEFCFAMRTEVNITRNFKDQTISYYIALAGINRAIGEMIRNEVMPPTRVSSIGVPGQPEEKETEVEEEREFWRINVEIPPESYGEGVYQVRIENESGKINLNGANEAMLKMMLNRFDLDENEKSVIVDSILDWRDKNDVHRLNGAENEYYRSLPKPYECKDGDFDSVEELLMVRGVTPEIFYGGLKNIVTVFKPPVKRQRSTAGRGFRVVGADLNKVNINAATKDVLLSLPSMTEDLVQQIMDFRKESDFRSLAEVTALVGGSVYNAISPYITLESSPYFSIRSVGKMADGRIQQGIEAWVEIDRKLKKGFRIVQWRDRAEESEPATSDGE from the coding sequence ATGATGAAAGACGAAGCCGGGATTGCCCTCTTTTTAGTCTTGTGGGTCCTGACGCTTCTTTCGGTCATTGCAGGGGAGTTTTGTTTTGCCATGCGGACGGAGGTGAACATTACCCGCAATTTCAAGGACCAGACAATCAGCTATTATATCGCCCTGGCCGGGATAAACAGGGCCATCGGCGAAATGATTCGAAATGAGGTCATGCCTCCCACGAGGGTGTCGTCGATCGGGGTTCCGGGGCAACCGGAGGAGAAGGAGACTGAAGTCGAGGAAGAGAGGGAATTCTGGAGAATCAACGTGGAGATCCCTCCGGAGTCCTATGGCGAGGGAGTTTACCAAGTCAGGATCGAAAATGAGAGCGGTAAAATAAACCTTAACGGCGCAAATGAGGCCATGCTCAAGATGATGTTAAACCGATTCGATCTTGATGAGAATGAAAAAAGTGTTATCGTGGACTCAATTTTGGACTGGCGGGATAAGAACGATGTTCACCGCCTGAACGGCGCGGAGAATGAGTATTACCGGTCGCTCCCGAAACCGTATGAATGCAAGGATGGCGATTTCGATTCGGTGGAAGAGCTGCTGATGGTGAGGGGAGTGACACCCGAGATTTTTTACGGAGGACTTAAGAATATTGTAACCGTATTTAAGCCGCCGGTGAAACGTCAGAGGAGCACGGCGGGACGCGGCTTCAGAGTGGTTGGCGCGGATCTCAACAAAGTGAATATAAACGCTGCAACCAAGGATGTGCTGCTTTCCCTGCCCTCCATGACAGAGGACCTGGTTCAGCAGATTATGGATTTCAGAAAGGAATCAGACTTCAGGTCGTTGGCGGAAGTCACCGCTCTGGTGGGCGGGAGTGTGTATAATGCCATCTCTCCCTACATCACCCTGGAATCAAGCCCATACTTCAGCATCCGGTCCGTGGGTAAGATGGCCGATGGAAGGATTCAGCAGGGGATAGAAGCCTGGGTAGAAATCGACAGAAAGCTAAAAAAGGGATTCCGGATCGTACAATGGCGCGATCGCGCAGAGGAATCGGAACCGGCGACCTCGGACGGGGAGTGA